In Mastigocladopsis repens PCC 10914, a single window of DNA contains:
- a CDS encoding M50 family metallopeptidase has protein sequence MSNVGKDFEPLLTREAPRTVEQMGLTWLIAAAIATIVLWQVPVGNYILYPFTILATWFHEMGHGLMALLLGGQFRKLEIFGNGSGVASYAISLSLRPIGPALVAAAGPMGPPIAGAALILASRSFKAASVSLKILAGFLLVSTIIWVRSLFGIVAIPLLGLIILGIALKAPRWVQGFAVQFLGVQACVSTYHQLDYLFSDGAGPLGLSDTAQIQQQLLLPYWFWGGLMAVASLVILVQSLRVAYR, from the coding sequence ATGAGCAATGTTGGGAAAGATTTTGAACCCTTGCTAACAAGAGAAGCTCCACGAACAGTTGAGCAGATGGGGCTGACTTGGCTTATTGCCGCAGCGATCGCCACCATTGTGCTGTGGCAAGTCCCAGTAGGTAATTACATTTTATACCCATTCACCATTTTGGCAACTTGGTTTCACGAAATGGGTCACGGCTTGATGGCATTACTCTTGGGCGGACAGTTTCGGAAATTGGAGATTTTTGGGAACGGTTCCGGTGTAGCAAGTTATGCCATATCCTTGTCATTGAGACCAATAGGTCCGGCTTTAGTTGCAGCAGCAGGACCAATGGGACCGCCTATTGCTGGTGCAGCTTTGATTTTGGCTTCCCGCAGTTTTAAGGCAGCTTCGGTGAGTTTAAAAATTTTAGCTGGTTTTTTACTCGTTTCGACGATAATTTGGGTGCGATCGCTGTTTGGAATTGTGGCAATTCCCCTATTAGGTCTTATTATCCTGGGTATTGCCCTGAAAGCGCCCCGTTGGGTACAAGGGTTCGCAGTTCAATTTCTCGGCGTGCAAGCTTGCGTAAGTACCTACCATCAACTTGACTATTTATTTAGCGATGGCGCTGGTCCGTTGGGACTTTCGGATACAGCACAAATACAGCAGCAGTTGTTGTTACCTTACTGGTTCTGGGGTGGGTTGATGGCAGTTGCATCTCTGGTTATTTTGGTGCAAAGTCTCCGCGTCGCCTATCGTTAA
- a CDS encoding FHA domain-containing protein — protein MIVCPNCNHPNPDGAVQCEACYTPLPATTTCPSCGATVQADAAFCGQCGYNLRTAAPTAVAATVAPDISPDVQPQPIAVSGSANYTASNSAPIPSTAVGVPEPSVEVTQSSAPPPTVAAPPPAPAVSEEQSIPTPPPAPELSTTPIAPAAQTPPPSVVPSASRTQLQQVSARLIHVQTDREIELPYNLSVVHIGKPNDRIPPDVDVSGFPSSEIVSRIHADIRIEGDAHYIEDVGSSNGTYVNNLPLLPGNRHRLRPGDRISLGKGDMVTFLFQLA, from the coding sequence ATGATCGTCTGCCCTAATTGCAATCACCCAAACCCAGACGGCGCTGTCCAGTGTGAAGCTTGCTACACCCCATTACCAGCTACTACTACCTGTCCCAGCTGTGGGGCAACCGTGCAGGCAGATGCAGCTTTTTGCGGTCAGTGTGGTTATAACCTGCGTACAGCGGCTCCCACCGCTGTTGCCGCAACCGTCGCACCTGATATCTCACCAGATGTACAGCCACAACCTATAGCAGTCAGTGGCTCTGCTAATTACACCGCCTCTAATTCCGCACCCATACCATCGACAGCAGTGGGGGTTCCCGAGCCATCAGTGGAGGTCACACAAAGCAGCGCGCCGCCACCAACCGTCGCTGCTCCACCCCCAGCACCTGCTGTTAGCGAAGAGCAATCAATTCCAACTCCACCCCCAGCACCGGAGCTATCCACAACACCCATTGCCCCAGCAGCCCAAACTCCACCCCCATCAGTCGTACCGTCTGCTTCTAGAACTCAATTGCAGCAAGTGAGCGCACGGCTCATCCATGTTCAAACAGACAGGGAAATTGAATTGCCTTACAACCTCTCTGTTGTTCATATCGGCAAGCCCAACGATCGCATTCCTCCAGATGTGGACGTTTCAGGATTTCCTAGTTCGGAAATTGTTTCGCGGATTCATGCCGATATTCGCATAGAAGGAGACGCTCACTATATCGAAGATGTGGGAAGTTCCAATGGAACTTATGTCAACAACTTGCCCCTACTACCAGGAAATCGCCACCGTCTGCGCCCAGGCGATCGCATCAGTTTAGGTAAGGGAGATATGGTAACGTTCCTATTTCAACTCGCTTAG
- the pgl gene encoding 6-phosphogluconolactonase, which produces MSKKVEVLPDQGALITRALELILSKIETAIKEHGQFTIALSGGSTPKPLYEAISTQKLPWDKIHVFWGDERYVPPDHPDSNQLMARRAWLDRVDIPAANIHPTPTDEADPAVAAAKYERHLQEFFHSSSGEFPSLDVNLLGMGDDAHTASLFPHTEALKVTDKLITVGNKDANPRITFTYPFINSARCVLFVVAGANKRPALAQVFAPVADEFTYPSRLIQPQGELWWLLDAAAGSDLKQDAG; this is translated from the coding sequence ATGAGCAAAAAGGTTGAAGTTCTTCCAGATCAAGGGGCGCTAATTACGCGAGCGCTAGAATTGATCCTGTCCAAGATCGAAACGGCTATTAAAGAGCACGGGCAATTTACCATTGCCCTGTCTGGTGGCAGTACACCTAAACCGTTGTACGAAGCAATCTCTACTCAAAAACTGCCTTGGGATAAAATTCATGTGTTTTGGGGAGATGAACGTTACGTTCCACCCGACCATCCAGACAGCAATCAACTGATGGCACGTCGTGCCTGGTTAGATCGCGTTGATATACCAGCGGCTAACATCCACCCTACGCCCACAGATGAAGCAGATCCCGCAGTGGCAGCTGCTAAGTACGAAAGACATCTGCAAGAATTTTTTCACTCTTCTTCTGGAGAGTTCCCCTCTTTGGATGTGAATTTGTTAGGAATGGGCGATGACGCACATACCGCATCTTTGTTTCCCCACACGGAAGCCTTAAAAGTAACAGATAAGCTCATTACCGTAGGGAACAAAGACGCAAACCCCCGCATCACCTTCACATACCCATTCATTAACTCTGCCCGCTGCGTTCTGTTTGTCGTTGCTGGTGCCAATAAAAGACCAGCTCTTGCTCAAGTCTTTGCACCAGTGGCAGATGAATTCACTTACCCATCCCGCTTAATTCAGCCTCAAGGAGAACTTTGGTGGCTGCTCGATGCAGCAGCAGGTAGTGACCTAAAACAGGATGCAGGATAA
- the rph gene encoding ribonuclease PH, whose amino-acid sequence MAWQRPDGRQPYQLRPISFEQGFTRFAPGVVLTKCGETQVLCSVSVTQGVPKFLEGTGKGWLTAEYRMLPSATPQRQEREFMKLSGRTQEIQRLIGRSLRAAVDLGVLGERTLTIDADVLQADAGTRTTAITGGFVALAYAISKLLQEGVLERSPLVGQVAAVSVGLLQGEPFLDLNYIEDVTAEVDLNVVMNQQLGIIEVQGTAESGSFSRTQLNHILDFAQKGIEQLLVAQREAITDWNKLYQGSKNHE is encoded by the coding sequence ATGGCTTGGCAGCGTCCAGACGGTCGGCAACCCTACCAACTACGTCCTATTAGCTTCGAGCAAGGTTTCACCCGCTTTGCTCCTGGTGTTGTTCTGACAAAGTGTGGCGAAACTCAAGTCCTTTGTAGCGTTAGCGTTACACAGGGAGTCCCCAAGTTTCTAGAAGGAACTGGCAAAGGTTGGCTAACTGCTGAGTATCGGATGTTGCCATCAGCCACACCGCAACGACAAGAACGGGAATTTATGAAGTTGTCTGGACGAACTCAAGAAATCCAACGTTTGATTGGACGTAGTTTAAGGGCAGCAGTGGATTTAGGTGTGCTAGGAGAACGCACGCTGACTATTGATGCAGATGTATTACAAGCAGATGCTGGAACCAGGACAACCGCGATTACAGGGGGGTTTGTGGCGTTAGCGTATGCAATTTCTAAATTGTTGCAGGAGGGAGTTTTAGAGCGATCGCCTCTTGTAGGACAGGTAGCAGCAGTTTCTGTAGGCTTGTTGCAGGGAGAGCCATTTTTGGATCTCAACTACATTGAAGATGTCACCGCTGAGGTAGATTTGAATGTGGTCATGAATCAGCAGTTGGGCATCATTGAGGTTCAGGGAACTGCTGAATCCGGTAGTTTTAGTCGTACTCAACTCAATCATATACTAGACTTTGCTCAAAAGGGAATTGAACAATTGTTAGTTGCCCAGCGCGAAGCGATCACAGACTGGAATAAACTGTATCAGGGATCAAAAAATCATGAGTAA
- a CDS encoding adenylate kinase family protein, whose protein sequence is MRLVILGGSGAGKSTQAQELCRYFDIPLISDGEILPDAMAQSAAPPATSVSFNNLGCLSHSHLEMGELVSDKIMIELIQTRLKKPDFDRGWVLEGYPRTAFEAEELDFLLDNLGHNLDWAIYLQVPQAVMVSRSLGRSLPDDQPEIVQRRVEIFYDRTIPILEYYDRRRRLLTINGDQFPEVVHHNIVTLLSTPE, encoded by the coding sequence GTGAGATTAGTGATTTTAGGAGGTTCGGGAGCGGGGAAAAGCACTCAAGCACAAGAGCTTTGCAGATACTTTGATATTCCTCTGATTTCCGATGGTGAGATATTACCGGATGCAATGGCGCAAAGCGCCGCGCCGCCAGCAACGAGCGTAAGCTTTAACAATTTGGGTTGTCTGTCACACTCACATCTGGAGATGGGGGAACTTGTCTCGGACAAAATAATGATTGAATTGATTCAGACTCGGTTAAAAAAGCCTGACTTTGACCGTGGTTGGGTGTTAGAAGGTTATCCCCGTACAGCGTTTGAAGCTGAAGAACTCGACTTTTTGTTGGACAATCTAGGGCACAATTTAGACTGGGCAATTTATTTACAAGTCCCACAAGCAGTGATGGTGAGTCGTTCCCTAGGGCGATCGCTTCCAGATGACCAACCGGAAATTGTACAGCGTCGTGTAGAAATATTTTATGACCGCACCATTCCTATCTTAGAGTACTACGATCGCCGTCGCCGCTTGCTGACTATTAATGGTGACCAGTTCCCAGAGGTTGTGCATCATAACATAGTTACTCTGCTCTCAACTCCCGAGTAG
- a CDS encoding P-loop NTPase family protein yields MVAQLETPSVNSTLISPYSVEGLIQVFTSSHRNFFTSVMAQALRIAGQGTPVLIVQFLKGGIRQGHENPIRLGQKLDWIRCDLPRCIDTPDLDETETQSLQKLWQHTQKVVLEGKYSLVVLDELSLGIHLGLIPETEVLAFLAKRPSHVDIILTGSEMPKSILEIADQITEIRRTHQP; encoded by the coding sequence ATGGTTGCTCAGCTAGAAACCCCGAGCGTAAATTCGACACTCATATCGCCATATTCTGTTGAAGGGCTGATACAAGTTTTCACTAGCTCTCATCGTAACTTTTTTACGAGTGTCATGGCTCAAGCACTGAGAATTGCTGGTCAAGGCACACCAGTGTTAATAGTACAGTTTCTCAAGGGCGGCATTCGTCAAGGACACGAAAACCCCATCCGACTGGGACAAAAATTAGATTGGATTCGCTGTGATTTGCCTCGTTGCATTGATACACCAGACTTGGACGAAACTGAAACTCAATCCCTACAAAAGTTGTGGCAACATACACAAAAGGTCGTCTTGGAGGGTAAGTATTCTCTCGTTGTATTAGATGAGTTAAGCTTAGGCATTCACCTTGGCTTAATTCCTGAAACAGAAGTTTTAGCATTTCTGGCAAAACGTCCTTCCCACGTTGATATCATCCTCACAGGATCAGAAATGCCCAAATCTATTCTGGAAATAGCAGACCAAATCACCGAAATCCGTCGCACTCATCAACCGTAA
- the dcd gene encoding dCTP deaminase, translating to MIKNDIWITQKAHKGMISPFEPSLIREIKISEDELLRRVISYGLSSYGYDIRLSPVEFRIFRHIPGTVVDPKNFNPHNLEPTPLHTDSNGSYFILPAHSYGLGVALERLEVPDNITVICIGKSTYARCGIIANLTPAEAAWRGHLTLEFSNSSSADCRIYANEGVVQLLFLEGERCAISYEARQGKYQDQPEIVTLARV from the coding sequence GTGATTAAGAACGACATTTGGATTACGCAAAAGGCTCACAAGGGTATGATTTCACCGTTTGAGCCAAGCCTGATTCGAGAAATAAAAATTAGTGAAGATGAACTGTTGCGGCGTGTCATTAGTTACGGTTTATCTTCTTATGGGTATGATATCCGCCTTTCTCCAGTTGAGTTTCGGATTTTCCGCCACATTCCCGGAACGGTCGTTGATCCCAAAAACTTTAATCCTCACAATCTGGAACCAACTCCACTACATACAGATAGTAACGGTAGTTACTTTATATTACCTGCTCATTCATATGGTTTAGGAGTTGCTTTAGAAAGGCTAGAAGTTCCAGACAATATTACAGTGATTTGTATAGGTAAATCTACTTATGCTAGATGTGGTATAATTGCAAACTTAACGCCTGCAGAGGCTGCGTGGCGGGGTCATCTGACCTTGGAGTTCTCCAATTCTTCTAGTGCTGACTGTCGCATTTACGCTAATGAAGGTGTTGTACAGTTGCTCTTTTTAGAAGGCGAACGCTGCGCTATTAGTTACGAAGCTCGTCAGGGGAAATATCAGGATCAACCAGAAATAGTTACTCTAGCTAGAGTTTAA
- a CDS encoding thymidylate synthase produces the protein MTATGKATKYHYKALHKPNQLIYGQGQTAVITGWTVKSAIVKHLQPQEYAVIGQLYSPTRGINFLIRNLLYNPHVRYLVVLNATKEDKNAGGCGCFLDFFRNGFKEGLCDTGKLCWVVDSKIPGYIDLEVKASALENLRQSINWKEAKSMTEAVNQVKSFAHREAVEPWGFPLEFPMSTVVPTILPGPRYGHRIEGKTIAETWVKIIHRIKTTGTIRPTAYDGQWQELIDLMAIVTSEPENFYFPERNYLPIDRSFLQEYISQILDDAPKQEGVKYTYGQRLRSHFGCDQIQLCIDKLVANIDSARVVMSLWDVSNDSHDSPPCLNHIWVRIVDNELSLTATFRSNDMFSAWCANAMGLRALQMHIRNEINKIAKYNVKLGPLITISQSAHIYDDCFENAEKVIKTYYQRVCQQRDYNDPTGSFVITVQDSEIIVEQMTPGSGEVVNCYLGKSAKQLYQQIAANCPGLQVEHAMYLGTELQKAELALSTKQEFIYEQDKPLKKE, from the coding sequence ATGACAGCAACGGGTAAGGCAACCAAATATCACTACAAAGCACTCCACAAGCCTAACCAGCTGATTTATGGTCAAGGTCAGACAGCAGTGATTACGGGATGGACTGTAAAGAGTGCGATCGTAAAACATTTGCAACCACAAGAGTATGCTGTTATTGGGCAGCTATACTCACCCACAAGGGGAATAAACTTTCTGATTCGCAATTTGCTGTATAACCCCCACGTCCGCTACTTAGTGGTACTGAACGCAACAAAAGAAGACAAGAATGCGGGTGGCTGCGGCTGCTTCCTAGACTTTTTCCGCAATGGCTTTAAAGAAGGTTTGTGCGATACTGGGAAGCTTTGTTGGGTCGTTGATTCTAAAATTCCTGGGTATATTGATCTTGAGGTTAAAGCTAGTGCTTTAGAAAACCTAAGACAATCTATAAATTGGAAAGAAGCAAAATCAATGACTGAAGCTGTCAATCAAGTTAAGTCTTTTGCACATAGAGAAGCGGTTGAACCCTGGGGTTTCCCATTAGAATTTCCCATGTCTACCGTAGTACCAACTATTTTACCAGGACCACGCTACGGACACAGAATTGAGGGAAAAACGATAGCAGAAACTTGGGTAAAAATCATTCATCGTATTAAGACGACAGGGACAATTCGACCAACTGCATATGACGGACAATGGCAAGAATTAATTGATTTGATGGCAATTGTCACCTCAGAACCAGAAAATTTTTATTTTCCAGAACGAAATTATTTACCAATTGACCGTAGTTTTCTTCAAGAGTATATTTCCCAAATTTTAGATGATGCACCAAAACAAGAAGGAGTGAAATATACTTACGGTCAACGTTTGCGTTCTCACTTTGGGTGCGACCAAATTCAGCTTTGTATTGACAAGTTAGTGGCTAATATTGATTCAGCAAGAGTAGTCATGTCTTTATGGGATGTTAGCAATGATTCTCATGATAGTCCGCCTTGCCTGAATCATATTTGGGTCAGAATAGTTGATAATGAACTCTCTCTAACAGCAACTTTTCGTAGTAATGATATGTTTTCTGCATGGTGTGCAAATGCTATGGGTTTAAGAGCATTGCAAATGCATATTAGAAATGAAATTAACAAAATTGCTAAATATAATGTGAAATTGGGACCACTAATTACCATTAGTCAAAGTGCCCATATCTATGACGATTGTTTTGAAAACGCAGAAAAAGTTATAAAAACCTATTATCAAAGAGTTTGCCAACAAAGAGATTACAATGACCCCACAGGCAGTTTTGTCATTACTGTGCAAGATAGCGAAATTATTGTAGAACAGATGACTCCTGGTTCAGGAGAAGTTGTTAACTGCTATTTGGGTAAGTCTGCAAAACAACTTTATCAGCAAATAGCAGCAAATTGTCCAGGTTTGCAAGTCGAACACGCGATGTACTTGGGGACGGAGTTACAAAAAGCTGAACTTGCTTTGTCAACAAAACAAGAGTTTATTTATGAGCAAGATAAACCATTAAAGAAAGAGTGA
- a CDS encoding high light inducible protein: MQYKGAIIDEAGKMNNFAIEPKVYVDEQGDRTGFTPYAEMLNGRLAMFGFVSLIGLEVFTGHGIFGLLTSL; this comes from the coding sequence ATGCAGTACAAAGGTGCCATTATTGACGAAGCAGGCAAAATGAACAATTTTGCGATTGAGCCAAAGGTTTATGTGGATGAACAAGGCGATCGCACTGGGTTCACTCCCTATGCAGAAATGCTTAACGGTCGTTTGGCAATGTTTGGTTTTGTGTCTTTAATAGGGTTGGAAGTGTTTACAGGGCATGGCATCTTTGGTTTGTTAACAAGCCTGTAA
- a CDS encoding YidH family protein, which translates to MSNIPKIDRQREHQANERTFLAWLRTSIALIGFGFAIARFGLFIRQLNFTLTQQPQEPSPHPFFTSENLGISLVIFGIITLFLAAWRYNQVFWQIEQGNYQPNRFAVWMMTSVVIIFGVLSIPLLLLRNKVPPSPSRNLSQPQARNFRYMGKKYFMR; encoded by the coding sequence ATGAGCAACATACCCAAAATTGACCGACAAAGGGAGCATCAAGCAAACGAGCGGACATTTCTAGCTTGGCTACGCACTTCAATAGCATTAATTGGCTTTGGTTTTGCCATTGCTAGATTTGGTCTATTTATACGCCAGCTTAATTTTACGCTGACTCAACAGCCACAGGAACCATCGCCACATCCCTTTTTCACCTCAGAAAATTTGGGTATTTCTTTGGTAATCTTTGGTATTATTACTTTATTTTTAGCAGCTTGGCGGTACAACCAAGTTTTTTGGCAAATTGAACAAGGAAACTATCAACCCAATAGATTTGCCGTTTGGATGATGACGAGTGTAGTGATTATTTTTGGAGTCCTTAGTATTCCATTGCTCCTTTTGCGAAATAAAGTGCCGCCTTCCCCGTCTCGGAATCTATCTCAGCCCCAGGCACGCAATTTTCGCTACATGGGTAAAAAGTATTTTATGAGATAA
- a CDS encoding thioredoxin family protein codes for MALTASTMLPLGTQAPNFHLPDVVSGQTISLSTFAEKKALLVMFICRHCPFVKHVKEELAQLGKDYISHGLGIVAISANDAKNYPDDAPELLKAMAIELDFKFPFCYDETQETTKAYTAACTPDFFLFDAKRQLVYRGQLDESRPSNGKPVTGADLRAAIDAVLADQPVEGEQKPSIGCNIKWKAGNEPSYFAA; via the coding sequence ATGGCTTTAACTGCTTCAACAATGTTGCCATTGGGTACTCAAGCACCAAATTTTCATTTACCTGATGTGGTGTCTGGACAAACGATTTCACTTTCCACGTTTGCCGAAAAAAAAGCTTTACTTGTGATGTTTATTTGTCGGCATTGCCCGTTTGTGAAGCACGTGAAGGAAGAATTGGCGCAGTTAGGCAAAGATTACATTAGTCATGGTTTAGGAATAGTTGCCATAAGCGCCAATGATGCCAAGAATTATCCAGATGATGCACCTGAGTTGTTAAAGGCAATGGCGATAGAACTTGATTTCAAGTTTCCTTTTTGCTACGACGAAACCCAAGAAACTACAAAAGCTTACACAGCAGCTTGTACACCAGATTTCTTCCTATTTGATGCCAAGCGCCAACTCGTTTATCGCGGACAATTGGATGAAAGCCGCCCAAGCAATGGCAAACCTGTAACAGGTGCAGATTTACGCGCAGCCATTGATGCAGTCTTGGCAGATCAACCAGTTGAAGGTGAGCAAAAGCCGAGTATCGGTTGCAATATTAAGTGGAAAGCTGGCAACGAACCAAGTTATTTTGCTGCTTAA
- the aroA gene encoding 3-phosphoshikimate 1-carboxyvinyltransferase: MSASVITVETRENASQNLIIQRPASQLSLQGRIRVPGDKSISHRALMLGALAEGETQIEGLLLGEDPRSTASCFQAMGAEISELNTELVRVKGIGLGNLQEPVDVLNAGNSGTTIRLMLGLLASHAGRFFTVTGDSSLRSRPMSRVIKPLQEMGAEIWGRKGNTLAPLAVQGKSLKPIHYNSPIASAQVKSCILLAGLMTEGKTTVTEPALSRDHSERMLRAFGADLVTDPETNSVTITGPTQLYGQSVIVPGDISSAAFWLVAGAIVPDSELVIENVGVNPTRTGILEALAMMGADIQQENQREVAGEPVADLRVRSSGLKSGTIAGDIIPRLIDEIPILAVAAVFAQGTTIIRDAAELRVKESDRIAVMAQQLNKMGAKVTELPDGMEITGGTPLVGTDVDSHTDHRIAMSLAIAALNASGTTNIHRAEAAAVSYPEFFESLTGIVK; the protein is encoded by the coding sequence ATGTCAGCATCTGTTATAACTGTCGAAACTAGGGAAAACGCTTCTCAAAATTTAATTATTCAGCGACCCGCTTCTCAACTCTCTCTCCAAGGTCGCATCCGTGTTCCAGGCGATAAATCTATCTCCCATAGGGCTTTGATGTTGGGTGCTTTAGCCGAAGGCGAAACCCAAATCGAAGGGCTTCTTTTGGGAGAAGATCCACGTAGTACAGCAAGCTGTTTCCAAGCTATGGGGGCAGAAATTTCTGAACTGAATACGGAATTGGTGCGGGTTAAAGGCATTGGTCTGGGGAATTTGCAAGAACCAGTTGATGTCTTGAATGCTGGTAATTCTGGGACAACAATCCGCCTGATGCTGGGACTTTTGGCTTCTCATGCAGGGCGCTTTTTTACCGTGACGGGTGATAGTTCCTTGCGATCGCGTCCCATGTCCCGTGTTATCAAACCATTACAAGAAATGGGAGCAGAAATTTGGGGACGTAAAGGCAATACACTCGCACCCTTAGCAGTTCAAGGAAAGTCCCTCAAACCAATTCACTACAATTCTCCCATCGCTTCCGCCCAAGTCAAATCCTGTATCCTCCTTGCGGGTTTGATGACAGAAGGAAAAACTACCGTCACAGAACCAGCGCTTTCGCGCGACCATAGCGAACGTATGCTACGGGCATTTGGGGCAGATTTGGTGACTGACCCTGAAACCAACAGTGTTACCATCACAGGACCAACTCAACTTTATGGGCAATCAGTGATTGTCCCAGGGGATATCAGTTCAGCCGCTTTTTGGCTGGTAGCTGGGGCAATTGTACCAGATTCCGAACTGGTGATTGAAAATGTTGGCGTGAATCCCACCCGCACGGGCATTTTAGAAGCTCTAGCAATGATGGGAGCAGACATCCAACAGGAAAATCAGCGGGAGGTTGCTGGGGAACCAGTTGCTGATTTACGAGTCCGTTCCAGTGGTTTGAAAAGTGGCACAATAGCAGGGGATATTATCCCCAGGTTGATTGATGAAATCCCGATTTTGGCGGTAGCAGCCGTTTTTGCCCAAGGAACGACAATCATTCGGGACGCTGCTGAGTTGCGGGTCAAAGAAAGCGATCGCATCGCTGTCATGGCACAGCAACTCAACAAAATGGGAGCCAAGGTGACAGAATTACCCGATGGTATGGAAATTACTGGTGGGACTCCCTTGGTAGGGACTGATGTCGATAGCCATACTGACCACCGCATAGCGATGAGTTTAGCTATTGCCGCTCTCAACGCGTCTGGTACCACCAATATTCATCGTGCGGAAGCAGCTGCCGTATCTTACCCAGAATTCTTTGAGTCCCTCACAGGGATTGTAAAGTAG
- a CDS encoding glutathione S-transferase family protein, giving the protein MGLGILKDGQWVSEREQEDSQGKFIRPSTTFRNHITADGSSGFKAEPGRYHLYISWACPWANRTAILRQLKGLQDVIGMSVVAAEIHENSWEFSDEPGCIPDTVNGTQYLWQVYLKADPNYSGRVTVPVLWDTQTGTIVNNESREIIRMFDTEFNAFAKQDINFYPEHLQKVIDETIDAIYQPINNGVYRAGFATTQSAYDQAVTELFDALDHWENVLGKQRYLCGEQITEADWCMFTTLFRFDAVYYVHFKCNLRRIIDYSNLWNYLKDLYQYPGVKETCNLDHIKRHYYRSHPKVNPTRIVPKGPLIDFDAPHNRDQLRTSVQV; this is encoded by the coding sequence ATGGGTTTGGGAATCCTCAAGGATGGTCAGTGGGTATCTGAGCGGGAGCAAGAAGACTCACAAGGTAAATTTATCCGTCCTTCAACGACTTTCCGCAATCATATTACAGCTGATGGTTCCAGTGGGTTTAAAGCGGAACCAGGACGCTATCACTTGTACATTTCTTGGGCGTGTCCTTGGGCGAACCGCACTGCTATTTTGCGTCAGTTGAAAGGGCTGCAAGATGTTATCGGTATGTCGGTGGTAGCGGCAGAAATTCATGAGAACAGTTGGGAATTTTCTGATGAACCAGGATGTATTCCCGATACAGTTAACGGCACTCAGTACCTGTGGCAAGTTTATTTGAAAGCTGACCCTAACTACAGCGGACGGGTGACAGTTCCAGTTTTATGGGATACACAAACTGGGACTATTGTCAATAACGAATCTCGCGAAATTATCCGGATGTTCGATACAGAGTTTAATGCCTTCGCCAAACAAGATATAAACTTTTATCCAGAACATTTACAAAAAGTTATTGACGAGACAATTGATGCAATTTATCAACCGATAAATAATGGTGTGTACCGGGCGGGATTTGCCACGACTCAATCAGCTTATGATCAAGCGGTAACTGAACTCTTTGATGCACTCGACCACTGGGAGAACGTCTTAGGAAAGCAACGCTATCTCTGTGGAGAGCAAATAACTGAAGCGGACTGGTGTATGTTTACTACCTTGTTTCGCTTTGATGCGGTCTATTATGTGCATTTCAAATGTAACTTACGCCGAATTATTGATTATTCCAATCTGTGGAACTATCTTAAAGACCTTTACCAATATCCGGGAGTCAAAGAAACTTGTAACCTTGACCACATCAAACGGCATTATTACAGAAGCCACCCCAAGGTTAACCCAACTCGCATTGTGCCGAAAGGACCACTCATTGATTTTGATGCACCCCATAATCGCGATCAACTGCGTACATCTGTGCAAGTCTGA
- the gatC gene encoding Asp-tRNA(Asn)/Glu-tRNA(Gln) amidotransferase subunit GatC, producing the protein MIDREQVRKVAHLARLELTPEEEEKFTTQLGSILDYFQQLSELDVNNVPPTARAIDVSNVTRADDLQPYPSREDILQSAPEQEGDFFKVPKILNEE; encoded by the coding sequence ATGATTGACCGTGAACAAGTTCGCAAAGTAGCTCATCTTGCTCGTTTAGAGTTGACACCAGAAGAAGAAGAGAAATTTACGACTCAGTTGGGAAGTATTCTTGACTATTTTCAACAATTGAGTGAATTAGATGTCAACAATGTGCCACCGACAGCACGGGCAATTGATGTGAGCAATGTCACACGAGCAGACGATCTGCAACCTTATCCTAGCCGCGAAGACATTCTTCAGAGTGCGCCTGAACAGGAAGGCGACTTTTTCAAAGTACCTAAAATCCTTAACGAAGAATAG